The following are from one region of the Amyelois transitella isolate CPQ chromosome 21, ilAmyTran1.1, whole genome shotgun sequence genome:
- the LOC106140770 gene encoding transmembrane 7 superfamily member 3-like has translation MISSKYTITFICVFAHIVFGDAQSISIPLNKSITHMNRQLYGEFLYINQSSNVQIDFEDINPNVYFIVFQVHSHIHNITVYNNTKNVKSTQTGTNVGFYSAVIPKIDTFFIENLNKLGLKLYVAVFGYSSTDPIPGGCNIEFPQPVPPYVRVTTFEDYILADTAPAQIAKDRDCASSQFAQVSVYMMYLPERNFNEDSYFNGLKNMMTLDKIMENGIEIPETNNKKIMRRMISAYRGTGMVFVAVARDLSNPNGFYSAYAPGYSYACWPLVDGCELLDDLLSRFICTLLLFSGIFMCFFGHRFFKTEMFLIGVLTGVVITYILISLIAELDTSALVLAALLSGTFFGAVWSLFWWFYGIPVVSVLLPALNIGFLTAAIFYYRLPGGITMLQDDFGFWALFIFIMLIVSVLLVSVTFICNIMACAVIGAYAVVYPMDFYFGSNLRYIIINVVRRAVVPDFDKAVLSPPFEWKDAAVTVMWIALAMSGFLFQQYHNRGRPPFPPPPRSISPVMPDMVDRRQPEERRHWRYLRIVAQPRTEPGPTESTPLLL, from the exons ATGATTTCGTCTAAATATACCATTACGTTTATTTGTGTCTTTGCACATATAGTTTTTGGGGACGCTCAAT CAATTTCAATTCCGTTAAACAAATCTATAACGCATATGAACAGGCAACTTTATGGGGAGTTCCTTTATATCAACCAATCATCAAATGTTCAAATTGACTTTGAGGATATCAATCCGaatgtttatttcattgttttcCAAGTGCATAGTCACATTCATAATATAACTGTGTATAATAACACCAAAAATGTCAAGTCCACACAAACAGGAACCAATGTGGGTTTCTACAGTGCTGTTATTCCGAAAATAGATAcatttttcattgaaaatcttaataaattaggTCTCAAGTTGTATGTTGCGGTTTTTGGATATTCATCAAcag ACCCAATACCTGGTGGTTGTAACATAGAATTCCCACAGCCAGTTCCTCCTTATGTCAGGGTCACGACATTCGAAGACTACATCCTGGCTGACACAGCTCCTGCCCAAATAGCCAAAGACCGCGATTGTGCCAGTTCACAGTTCGCACAGGTCTCAGTTTATATGATGTACTTACCTGAACGGAACTTTAATGAAGACTCTTACTTTAACGGTCTGAAGAATATGATGACGCTAGACAAGATCATGGAGAATGGAATTGAG ATCCCCGAAACaaacaataagaaaataatgagGCGGATGATAAGCGCGTACCGAGGCACTGGAATGGTATTTGTGGCGGTGGCCCGGGATTTATCGAATCCTAACGGATTTTATTCTGCGTACGCGCCGGGATACTCGTACGCTTGCTGGCCTCTTGTCGACGGGTGCGAGCTGCTTG ATGACCTGCTGTCAAGATTCATTTGCACTCTGCTCTTGTTCAGCGGCATATTCATGTGTTTCTTTGGCCACCGCTTCTTCAAGACTGAAATGTTCCTCATCGGAGTCCTAACAGGAGTAGTGATTACGTATATTCTAATTTCATTAATCGCTGAGTTGGATACATcag CTCTAGTACTAGCGGCGCTTCTTTCTGGAACGTTCTTCGGAGCGGTGTGGAGTCTATTCTGGTGGTTCTATGGCATACCAGTGGTGTCTGTTCTGTTGCCAGCTTTGAACATCGGATTTCTTACTGCAGCCATATTCTATTATAGATTGCcag GTGGTATCACGATGTTGCAAGATGACTTTGGCTTTTGGGCACTGTTCATATTCATAATGCTCATAGTGTCCGTTCTTCTAGTCTCTGTGACTTTCATCTGCAACATTATGGCGTGTGCCGTGATCGGCGCGTACGCAGTTGTGTACCCTATGGACTTCTACTTTGGGTCCAATTTGCGGTACATCATCATTAATGTGGTTAGAAGGGCCGTCGTGCCGGATTTCGATAAAGCGGTGCTGTCGCCACCTTTTGAATGGAAAG ACGCGGCAGTAACAGTAATGTGGATAGCCCTGGCCATGAGCGGGTTCCTCTTCCAGCAGTACCACAACCGGGGCCGCCCTCCCTTCCCCCCGCCCCCCCGCAGCATCAGCCCCGTCATGCCCGACATGGTGGACAGAAGACAGCCCGAAGAGAGACGACACTG GCGTTACCTTCGTATTGTGGCTCAACCCAGGACCGAACCTGGGCCTACTGAAAGCACTCCACTGTTGTTATAA
- the LOC132903051 gene encoding uncharacterized protein LOC132903051, translated as MTEQISISDLPVSIQMIGTDDHDTPQDSAPQLEPTESEPRPRRSRHRPRVHARHRSLLTQQVEESLDESRAAFVRLEEAKLAAQTKQMEIEIKKVEALQQIALAINKLADAVSSTFDPAGSSTLQHGHHTQKSPRISSSDESDH; from the exons ATGACTGAGCAAATTTCTATCTCCGATCTTCCTGTCTCGATACAAATGATTGGCACTGATGACCATGATACACCACAAGACTCAGCACCCCAACTTGAGCCTACAGAATCAGAGCCCAGGCCTCGCCGTTCTAGACACAGGCCTAGAGTTCATGCTAGACATAGGTCCTTGTTGA cGCAACAAGTAGAAGAGTCCCTGGATGAGTCACGAGCTGCATTTGTTAGGCTTGAGGAAGCAAAGCTTGCAGCCCAAACTAAACAAATGgagatagaaataaaaaaggtagaGGCATTGCAGCAAATAGCACTAGCTATAAATAAGCTAGCAGATGCAGTGTCGTCTACATTTGATCCTGCAGGCTCCTCTACACTACAGCATGGACATCATACTCAAAAA aGTCCTCGAATTTCTTCGAGTGATGAGAGTGACCATTAG